The following proteins are co-located in the Polymorphospora rubra genome:
- a CDS encoding MerR family transcriptional regulator, with protein MSIGEVLAQLRVEFPDTTISKLRFLEAEGLVEPQRTPAGYRKYSWDDVARLRFVLTAQRDQYLPLRVIREQLAQRELEDAEPAGRPRPALVAVGPTGEVPGRAGEPAAEPVDVRLTRTDLLSRGGIEESVLTELERLGLVVPRSPGFYDADALVIVQAVVGLAAFGLEPRHLRAYRTSADREVGLFAQLLAPLARQNDPAARARAAETARELVGLSQQMHAALVRTGLRSTLGR; from the coding sequence ATGAGTATCGGCGAGGTCCTGGCGCAGTTGCGGGTGGAGTTTCCCGACACGACGATCTCGAAGCTGCGGTTCCTGGAGGCCGAGGGGCTGGTGGAACCGCAGCGGACCCCGGCCGGCTACCGCAAGTACAGCTGGGACGACGTCGCGCGTCTGCGGTTCGTCCTGACCGCCCAGCGTGACCAGTATCTCCCGCTGCGGGTGATCCGGGAGCAGTTGGCGCAGCGGGAGCTCGAGGACGCCGAGCCGGCGGGCCGGCCCCGTCCGGCGCTGGTGGCGGTCGGTCCCACCGGCGAGGTGCCGGGGCGGGCCGGCGAGCCGGCGGCGGAGCCGGTCGACGTCCGGCTGACCCGGACCGACCTGCTGTCGCGGGGCGGGATCGAGGAGTCGGTGCTGACCGAGCTGGAGCGGCTCGGCCTGGTGGTGCCGCGGTCGCCGGGGTTCTACGACGCCGACGCGCTGGTGATCGTGCAGGCGGTGGTGGGGCTGGCGGCCTTCGGGTTGGAGCCGCGGCATCTGCGGGCCTACCGGACGTCGGCGGACCGTGAGGTCGGCCTGTTCGCCCAGTTGCTCGCGCCGCTGGCGCGGCAGAACGACCCGGCGGCCCGGGCCCGGGCGGCCGAGACGGCGCGGGAGTTGGTGGGCCTGTCGCAGCAGATGCACGCGGCGTTGGTCAGGACGGGGCTGCGGTCCACGCTGGGGCGGTGA
- the odhI gene encoding oxoglutarate dehydrogenase inhibitor Odhl: MTRPDDEFPPLDVTSTLNLGSLDEVLEGPDADVVPSRMSGSLPPGMALLVVRRGPNAGARFLLDHDVTTSGRHPDSDIFLDDVTVSRRHAEFHRDGGTFTVRDVGSLNGTYVNRERVEAATLSNGDEVQVGKFRLVFIAGPRPEEAGRG; the protein is encoded by the coding sequence CGCTCAACCTTGGTTCGCTCGACGAAGTGCTCGAGGGGCCGGACGCCGACGTGGTGCCGAGCCGGATGTCGGGGTCGTTGCCTCCGGGTATGGCGCTGCTCGTCGTCCGGCGGGGTCCCAACGCGGGTGCCCGGTTTCTGCTCGACCACGATGTGACGACCAGTGGCCGGCATCCCGACAGTGACATCTTCCTCGACGACGTCACCGTGTCGCGGCGCCACGCCGAGTTCCACCGTGACGGTGGCACGTTCACCGTCCGGGACGTGGGGAGCCTCAACGGGACGTACGTCAACCGGGAGCGGGTCGAGGCGGCGACGCTCAGCAACGGTGACGAGGTGCAGGTCGGCAAGTTCCGTCTGGTGTTCATCGCCGGTCCGCGTCCGGAGGAGGCCGGCCGGGGGTGA
- a CDS encoding SanA/YdcF family protein: MIDGSFRSGPVRSPSRRRRWTVRLVVAGVLAVGLLVPAALVGSGTWISRAARGHVYDLASVPPAPVALVLGAQVRPDGQPSEFLAARLDLARRLFEQGTVRALLVSGDHGQPEYDEPGAMRRWLLDHGVPDDKVVLDHAGFDTYDSCLRANRIFGVEQVIVVTQSFHIERAVAVCREVGLDAVGVGDDSVSRFERAWRWGSFRERFAGVKAVWDVNTRRDPVFLGPRETGVDDALR, translated from the coding sequence ATGATCGACGGTTCGTTCCGGTCCGGCCCCGTTCGCTCACCGTCGCGGCGCCGCCGATGGACGGTCCGGTTGGTGGTCGCCGGGGTGTTGGCCGTCGGGCTGCTCGTCCCGGCCGCGCTGGTCGGCAGCGGGACCTGGATCAGCCGTGCCGCCCGGGGCCACGTCTACGACCTGGCGTCGGTGCCGCCGGCACCGGTCGCCCTGGTGCTGGGGGCGCAGGTGCGGCCCGACGGCCAGCCGTCGGAGTTCCTCGCCGCCCGGCTCGACCTGGCCCGGCGTCTGTTCGAGCAGGGCACCGTGCGGGCGCTGCTGGTCTCCGGCGACCACGGTCAGCCCGAGTACGACGAGCCGGGTGCGATGCGCCGCTGGCTGCTCGACCACGGCGTTCCCGACGACAAGGTGGTGCTCGACCACGCCGGCTTCGACACGTACGACTCGTGCCTGCGCGCCAACCGGATCTTCGGTGTCGAGCAGGTGATCGTGGTGACGCAGAGTTTCCACATCGAGCGGGCGGTCGCGGTGTGCCGGGAGGTCGGACTGGACGCGGTCGGGGTCGGTGACGACTCGGTCAGCCGGTTCGAGCGGGCCTGGCGGTGGGGTTCGTTCCGGGAGCGGTTCGCCGGGGTGAAGGCGGTGTGGGACGTCAACACCCGCCGGGACCCGGTCTTCCTCGGCCCCCGCGAGACGGGCGTCGACGACGCTCTGCGCTGA
- a CDS encoding MerR family transcriptional regulator — MHESREPEPGPSDHPGTEGVPGGEIAFDDESVGYRGVTACHAVGISYRQLDYWARTQLVVPSVRDASGSGTQRLYSFRDLVVLKVVKRLLDAGVSLQNIRKAIEALRSRGVADLAGITLISDGTTVYECRSPEEVVDLLQGGQGVFGIAIGGAFKEIQGSLSHLPAEPAAGARTGDELAADPADEAAHDELAARRARRRAG, encoded by the coding sequence ATGCACGAGTCCCGAGAACCTGAGCCCGGTCCGTCTGATCATCCCGGCACTGAAGGCGTGCCCGGCGGCGAGATCGCGTTCGACGACGAGTCGGTCGGCTACCGCGGTGTGACGGCGTGTCACGCGGTCGGGATCAGCTACCGGCAGCTGGACTACTGGGCGCGTACCCAACTGGTCGTGCCGAGTGTCCGTGACGCGTCCGGCTCCGGTACCCAGCGGCTCTACTCGTTTCGTGACCTGGTCGTCCTGAAGGTCGTCAAGCGGCTGCTCGACGCCGGTGTGTCGTTGCAGAACATCCGCAAGGCGATCGAGGCGCTCCGCTCGCGCGGGGTCGCGGACCTGGCCGGCATCACGCTGATCTCCGACGGCACCACGGTCTACGAGTGCCGGTCGCCGGAGGAGGTCGTCGACCTGTTGCAGGGCGGGCAGGGCGTCTTCGGCATCGCGATCGGCGGGGCGTTCAAGGAGATCCAGGGATCGCTGTCGCACCTGCCGGCCGAGCCGGCGGCCGGTGCCCGTACGGGCGACGAGTTGGCGGCCGACCCGGCCGACGAGGCCGCGCACGACGAGTTGGCGGCCAGGCGGGCCCGGCGGCGGGCCGGCTGA
- a CDS encoding bifunctional nuclease family protein: MRELSVVGVRVELPSNQPIVLLREVDGDRYLPIWIGAVEATAIAYEQQGVKPARPLTHDLLRDILAALEAPLRAVEITELKDNVFYADLLIGDGLRVSARPSDSIALALRVGAPIRCTDQVLTEAGIVIPDEQEDEVERFREFLEQVRPEDFAG; this comes from the coding sequence GTGCGCGAGCTGAGCGTGGTCGGGGTTCGGGTGGAACTACCCAGCAACCAGCCGATCGTCCTGCTCAGGGAGGTTGACGGCGACCGCTACCTGCCGATCTGGATCGGTGCGGTGGAGGCCACCGCCATCGCCTACGAGCAGCAGGGGGTCAAGCCGGCCCGGCCGTTGACCCACGATCTGCTGCGGGACATCCTGGCGGCGCTGGAGGCGCCGCTGCGGGCGGTGGAGATCACCGAGTTGAAGGACAACGTCTTCTACGCCGACCTGTTGATCGGTGACGGTCTGCGGGTGTCGGCCCGGCCGAGTGACTCGATCGCGCTGGCGCTGCGGGTGGGTGCGCCGATCCGCTGCACCGACCAGGTGCTGACCGAGGCCGGCATCGTCATTCCGGACGAGCAGGAGGACGAGGTCGAGCGGTTCCGGGAGTTCCTGGAGCAGGTCCGGCCGGAGGATTTCGCGGGCTGA